A region from the Nonlabens sp. YIK11 genome encodes:
- a CDS encoding four helix bundle protein, producing the protein MNAQILEDRLIEFAANIIVAGQHLDKSFAAEHLSKQLIRSATSVALNYGEARAGESTRDYLHKMKICLKELRESYVNLKIQKQSKTITNQDLIDNLLDENNQLISIFVVSIKNTKTN; encoded by the coding sequence ATGAATGCACAGATTTTAGAGGATAGATTGATTGAATTTGCGGCCAACATTATCGTTGCTGGTCAACATCTTGATAAGAGTTTTGCTGCGGAACATTTGTCAAAACAATTGATTCGATCTGCAACATCGGTTGCTTTGAACTACGGTGAGGCGCGTGCTGGTGAATCGACTAGAGATTATTTACATAAAATGAAAATTTGTTTAAAAGAACTAAGAGAGAGTTATGTAAATCTAAAAATCCAGAAACAGTCAAAGACCATAACAAATCAAGATCTTATTGACAACCTACTGGATGAAAACAATCAGCTCATATCAATTTTTGTCGTGAGTATAAAAAACACAAAAACAAACTGA
- the paaC gene encoding 1,2-phenylacetyl-CoA epoxidase subunit PaaC, producing MKPLKELNPQFLESKENKKHLIDYLLGVADNFLILGQRLGELCGHGPNLEPDIAITNISLDLLGQVRSYYQYIAQLKGDKSTEDDIAFLRTEREYKNTLLVEQPNTDFAYVIVRQYFFDVYNRLFLNALQQSADVTLRALAFKGIKEANYHERFSGDWLKRLGDGTEESKAKTQEAVNNLWIFTDELFHKTDADRAMIEAGVAPDMMQLKEYYYEKIEEHLTIATLEIPEVEYFQKGGKQGIHSEHMGYILSEMQYMQRTYPNSRW from the coding sequence ATGAAACCACTAAAAGAACTCAACCCACAATTCCTAGAATCAAAAGAAAACAAAAAGCACCTCATAGATTATCTACTGGGCGTAGCTGATAATTTCTTGATTCTAGGTCAACGTTTGGGAGAATTGTGCGGTCATGGACCTAATTTGGAGCCAGACATCGCGATTACGAATATCTCATTGGATTTATTAGGTCAAGTGCGTAGCTATTATCAGTACATCGCACAATTGAAAGGTGATAAATCGACCGAAGATGACATTGCTTTTTTAAGAACAGAGCGCGAATACAAGAACACATTACTAGTCGAGCAGCCTAACACAGATTTCGCTTACGTTATTGTACGTCAATACTTCTTTGATGTTTACAATAGATTATTCCTGAACGCTTTGCAGCAAAGTGCGGACGTAACCTTACGAGCATTAGCATTTAAAGGAATCAAAGAGGCCAACTATCACGAACGTTTTTCAGGAGATTGGTTAAAACGTTTGGGAGATGGTACGGAAGAAAGCAAGGCCAAAACTCAAGAAGCAGTCAATAACCTATGGATTTTCACAGACGAATTATTTCATAAAACAGATGCAGATCGTGCTATGATAGAAGCTGGTGTCGCGCCAGATATGATGCAACTTAAAGAATACTATTACGAGAAAATTGAAGAGCACCTCACCATCGCCACTCTAGAAATTCCAGAAGTTGAATATTTCCAAAAAGGAGGTAAGCAGGGAATTCATAGTGAGCACATGGGATATATACTTTCTGAAATGCAGTATATGCAGAGAACGTATCCAAATTCTCGTTGGTAA
- a CDS encoding four helix bundle protein, translated as MTDKPYDVEERLIEFAAQVTIEFNFPLKNYACKYYAEQLIRSSGSAALNYGEFAGASSSKDRANKLRISFKEMKECHNNLRIQSRASLLKTNQADLIDEALQLCKILSTIIKNLK; from the coding sequence ATGACCGATAAACCTTATGACGTTGAGGAACGATTGATTGAATTTGCCGCACAGGTTACCATTGAGTTTAATTTTCCTCTTAAAAATTATGCGTGCAAATACTATGCAGAGCAATTGATTAGATCGTCGGGAAGTGCTGCTTTGAATTATGGAGAGTTTGCTGGAGCTTCATCTTCTAAAGATAGAGCCAATAAATTGAGAATCTCTTTTAAGGAAATGAAGGAATGTCATAATAATTTGCGAATTCAATCGAGAGCTAGTTTGTTAAAAACTAATCAAGCCGACTTAATTGATGAAGCATTGCAGCTTTGCAAAATCTTATCTACAATTATCAAAAACCTTAAATAA
- the paaD gene encoding 1,2-phenylacetyl-CoA epoxidase subunit PaaD, producing MTQDLNISNDILAILESVKDPEIPVLNVVDLGVIRDVKVNGKEITIKLTPTYSGCPAMDVIGDELERAFEKEGYTTHVQLVMSPPWTTDWITDRGRKALEEYGIAAPLEETADKDVLLNEKKLVKCTNCGSQNTKLVSQFGSTACKAMFQCEDCHEPFDYFKCLK from the coding sequence ATGACCCAAGATCTGAACATATCCAATGACATCCTCGCCATTCTTGAATCCGTAAAAGATCCAGAGATACCGGTGCTCAATGTGGTGGATCTTGGAGTAATTCGCGATGTGAAGGTGAATGGTAAAGAGATCACGATCAAGTTGACGCCTACCTACAGCGGTTGCCCAGCGATGGATGTGATAGGAGATGAACTGGAACGAGCCTTTGAAAAGGAAGGTTACACGACTCACGTTCAGCTAGTGATGAGTCCGCCATGGACGACCGACTGGATCACAGATCGCGGCCGCAAAGCGCTTGAGGAATATGGTATTGCTGCTCCTTTAGAGGAAACCGCAGACAAAGACGTGCTGCTGAATGAAAAGAAATTGGTCAAGTGTACCAATTGCGGTTCGCAAAACACAAAACTCGTGAGCCAGTTCGGTTCCACGGCGTGTAAGGCCATGTTCCAGTGCGAGGATTGCCACGAGCCTTTTGATTATTTCAAATGTTTGAAATAA
- the paaB gene encoding 1,2-phenylacetyl-CoA epoxidase subunit PaaB, with protein sequence MSNSSKREIPLWEVFIRSKNGLEHRHCGSLHAEDAEMALNNARDVYTRRNEGVSIWVVESTNITASSPDDSGSLFEPANDKVYRHPTFYELPDELKHM encoded by the coding sequence ATGAGTAATTCAAGTAAAAGAGAAATCCCGCTTTGGGAAGTATTTATAAGATCCAAAAACGGTCTAGAGCACCGTCATTGCGGTAGCCTTCATGCCGAGGATGCAGAAATGGCCTTAAACAATGCACGCGATGTTTACACAAGACGTAATGAAGGCGTCAGCATTTGGGTGGTTGAATCTACCAACATCACCGCAAGTAGTCCTGATGATAGTGGTTCATTATTTGAGCCGGCAAACGATAAGGTGTACAGACACCCTACGTTTTATGAGTTGCCTGATGAATTAAAGCATATGTAA
- a CDS encoding enoyl-CoA hydratase-related protein: MSDSIQLEINHGIAEITFNRPQVFNSFNKEMAFSLQHALDRCAQDDVRAVMITGNGKAFCAGQDIQEITDPELNPGFEAILDDHYNPIVVKIRNLEKPVVAAVNGVAAGAGANLALCCDIVIATESAAFIQAFSKIGLIPDSAGTFFLPRLIGFGKASAAMMLADKITASEADQLGMIYKVVKDEEFLAFAKATTQKLAQLPTKALANTKKALNESMTNNLEQQLALESKLQIESANTADYEEGVAAFMEKRKPNFQGN; encoded by the coding sequence ATGTCAGACTCCATACAACTAGAAATCAACCACGGCATTGCCGAAATAACATTCAATCGCCCACAGGTATTCAACTCCTTCAATAAAGAGATGGCATTCTCCCTACAGCATGCGCTGGATCGCTGTGCTCAAGATGACGTGAGAGCCGTCATGATTACGGGTAATGGCAAGGCATTTTGTGCCGGTCAAGACATTCAGGAAATTACAGATCCAGAATTGAATCCAGGTTTTGAAGCTATTCTCGACGATCATTACAATCCGATAGTGGTTAAAATCCGCAATTTGGAAAAACCAGTGGTTGCTGCGGTAAATGGGGTAGCTGCTGGTGCTGGAGCAAATTTGGCTTTGTGTTGTGACATCGTTATTGCCACAGAAAGTGCCGCTTTCATTCAGGCATTTTCCAAAATTGGTTTGATTCCAGATAGTGCTGGAACCTTCTTTTTGCCTAGACTTATTGGTTTTGGTAAAGCAAGTGCCGCCATGATGCTGGCAGATAAGATCACTGCAAGCGAGGCAGATCAATTGGGAATGATCTACAAAGTGGTCAAGGATGAAGAATTTCTCGCTTTCGCGAAAGCAACCACACAAAAACTCGCGCAACTACCCACAAAAGCTCTCGCCAATACCAAAAAAGCACTGAACGAATCCATGACCAACAACCTGGAACAACAACTCGCTCTGGAATCCAAACTACAAATCGAAAGCGCCAACACCGCAGACTATGAAGAAGGCGTCGCGGCTTTTATGGAAAAGAGAAAGCCTAATTTTCAGGGAAACTAA
- a CDS encoding 3-hydroxyacyl-CoA dehydrogenase NAD-binding domain-containing protein — MSENQKSRIKNQESKISKVGIIGAGTMGSGIAQVAATAGCTVKLFDLNADQLENAASALENILNRLVQKSRIDEAEKSRIQQNIHYINKLEELADSDLTIEAIVENLEVKKKVFSQLENIVSKDCIIASNTSSLSITSIAASLEKPERCIGIHFFNPAPLMKLVEIIPAVQTEDQITETSVNTIKGWGKTTAVAKDTPGFIVNRVARPFYSEALRMYEEGMADIPTLDKVVRQMGFRMGPFELMDFIGHDVNYVVTESVFGAFYFDPRYKPSLTQKRLVEAGWLGKKSGRGFYKFENGNKIEPEHDPEMLTGADVKAIQDRLLVMLINEAADALYLQIATAEDLDNAMTKGVNYPKGLLAWADEKGLDWCVNQLDALYDFYREDRYRCSPLLRSKASKNEKFFQS, encoded by the coding sequence ATGTCAGAAAATCAAAAATCAAGAATCAAAAATCAAGAATCAAAAATTTCCAAAGTAGGCATCATAGGCGCAGGAACTATGGGCAGCGGTATTGCTCAAGTGGCGGCGACGGCTGGTTGCACGGTCAAGCTTTTTGACCTGAACGCAGACCAGTTAGAGAATGCAGCATCTGCCTTGGAAAACATCCTTAACCGACTGGTGCAGAAATCCAGAATAGATGAGGCTGAGAAAAGTCGTATTCAGCAGAATATTCATTATATCAACAAGCTGGAAGAGTTGGCAGATAGCGATCTGACGATTGAGGCGATTGTTGAAAATCTAGAGGTCAAAAAGAAGGTTTTTTCACAATTGGAAAACATAGTTTCAAAGGATTGCATCATCGCTTCCAACACTTCAAGCTTGAGCATTACCAGCATTGCAGCTTCACTTGAAAAACCAGAACGCTGCATCGGGATTCACTTCTTTAATCCAGCGCCGTTGATGAAATTGGTAGAAATTATCCCAGCGGTACAAACGGAAGACCAAATCACAGAAACTTCTGTAAATACGATCAAAGGTTGGGGAAAGACTACGGCAGTAGCAAAGGACACGCCCGGATTTATCGTAAATCGTGTGGCCAGACCGTTCTATAGTGAGGCGTTGAGAATGTATGAAGAAGGCATGGCAGATATCCCAACCTTGGATAAGGTGGTGAGACAAATGGGTTTCCGCATGGGGCCTTTTGAACTAATGGATTTTATAGGTCACGATGTGAACTATGTGGTGACCGAATCGGTTTTTGGGGCGTTCTATTTTGATCCGCGTTATAAGCCTTCATTGACTCAAAAACGTTTGGTAGAAGCTGGATGGCTGGGAAAAAAATCTGGTAGAGGTTTTTACAAGTTCGAAAACGGAAACAAAATCGAGCCAGAACACGATCCAGAAATGCTGACTGGCGCTGACGTTAAAGCTATCCAAGACCGTTTGCTGGTCATGCTCATCAATGAAGCTGCTGATGCGTTGTACCTGCAAATCGCAACCGCTGAAGATCTAGACAACGCCATGACTAAAGGAGTCAATTATCCCAAGGGATTGCTCGCTTGGGCCGATGAAAAAGGATTGGACTGGTGTGTGAATCAGTTAGATGCTTTGTATGACTTCTACAGGGAAGATCGCTATCGCTGTTCACCATTGTTGCGCAGCAAAGCCAGCAAGAATGAAAAATTCTTTCAATCATGA